The following proteins come from a genomic window of Coffea arabica cultivar ET-39 chromosome 11c, Coffea Arabica ET-39 HiFi, whole genome shotgun sequence:
- the LOC113715594 gene encoding pentatricopeptide repeat-containing protein At2g22410, mitochondrial translates to MVITTRLKKLPSKLLFSRNHPFASFSQTLSARSNLPHYKDNPDKAKDNWNTNHSFVLSNPILSLLENKCKSISQLKQIQSQMIITGLISDGLASSRLIAFCALSEMADLSYCKTLLCSLRNPNAFSYNVSIRAFSDGENPIEAFILYKQMLCAWSNSGLRPDKYTFPLLFKTCTRLSFFYLGFEILVHVIKLGYERNIYVHNALIHFLASFGELDIARMVFNENCVRDLVSWNSLINGYVKSGKALNALRIFREMETEGVKPDEVTMIGLVLSCGQLEDLVLGREFHQRIEEYGLNLTVPLGNALMDMYVKCGELDEAKALFDRMEKKTVVSWTTMVVGYAKLGLLDIARKLFDEMPEKDVVPWNALISGYVQIKHCKEALALFSEMQAMNVMPDQVTMVSCLSACTQIGALDVGIWLHQYIERNNISINVALGTALIDMYAKCGNISKALQIFKEMPARNSLTWTAIICGLAYHGDSSDALSHFFEMIQIGLVPDEVTFLGVLSACCHGGLVEEGRKIFAQMSSKFNIPPKLKHYSCMVDLLGRAGLLEEAEELIKSMPMEADAVVWGALFFACRINKNVEMGEKAAMKLLELDPQDSGIYVLLASMYIEANMWHKSREVRKMMKERGVDKTPGCSSIEVKGDVWEFMVKDKSHPQCDEIYQCLMELKRQMELVEYSADVPLLEYDLLISSNSCC, encoded by the coding sequence ATGGTCATCACCACCCGTCTGAAGAAACTTCCTTCCAAACTACTCTTCTCAAGAAATCATCCCTTTGCGTCATTTTCTCAAACACTTTCCGCTCGCTccaatttgccccactacaaaGACAACCCAGACAAGGCCAAGGACAACTGGAACACCAACCATTCTTTTGTCCTCTCAAACCCGATTCTTTCACTCCTTGAAAATAAATGCAAGTCCATTTCTCAACTCAAGCAAATCCAATCCCAAATGATCATCACTGGCCTCATCTCAGATGGGCTGGCGTCGAGTCGTTTGATTGCATTCTGTGCTCTCTCAGAAATGGCTGATCTTTCTTACTGCAAAACGTTGTTATGCAGTTTGCGAAACCCAAATGCATTTTCTTATAATGTTTCTATTAGAGCTTTTTCTGACGGTGAGAACCCGATTGAAGCTTTTATTTTATACAAGCAAATGTTGTGTGCTTGGAGTAATAGTGGTTTAAGGCCTGATAAATATACTTTTCCTTTATTGTTTAAGACATGTACTAGATTATCATTCTTTTATTTGGGttttgagattcttgttcatgtTATTAAATTGGGTTATGAGAGAAACATTTATGTGCATAATGCTTTAATTCATTTCTTGGCGTCTTTTGGGGAGTTGGACATTGCACGTATGGTGTTCAATGAAAATTGCGTGAGGGACTTGGTTTCTTGGAATTCTTTGATTAATGGGTATGTCAAGAGCGGGAAAGCACTCAATGCTTTGAGGATTTTTAGGGAAATGGAGACGGAGGGAGTCAAGCCAGACGAGGTTACTATGATTGGATTGGTTTTGTCGTGCGGGCAGTTGGAGGACTTAGTGCTTGGGAGAGAATTTCATCAGCGCATTGAGGAGTATGGGCTGAATTTGACCGTGCCTCTAGGTAATGCTCTTATGGACATGTATGTGAAGTGTGGGGAACTTGATGAAGCAAAGGCTTTGTTTGATAGGATGGAGAAGAAGACCGTGGTTAGTTGGACGACCATGGTTGTGGGCTATGCAAAGTTGGGGCTTTTGGACATTGCTAGAAAGCTTTTCGATGAGATGCCTGAGAAGGATGTTGTTCCTTGGAATGCTTTGATTAGTGGTTACGTCCAAATCAAACATTGTAAGGAGGCATTGGCTTTGTTTAGTGAAATGCAAGCCATGAATGTTATGCCTGATCAGGTGACCATGGTTAGTTGTTTATCTGCTTGCACACAGATCGGGGCGCTTGATGTTGGAATTTGGCTTCATCAGTATATTGAAAGGAATAACATCTCTATAAATGTTGCTTTGGGGACTGCTTTGATAGATATGTATGCAAAATGTGGCAACATCAGTAAGGCACTTCAGATTTTTAAAGAGATGCCAGCAAGAAACTCATTAACTTGGACAGCTATAATATGTGGTTTGGCTTATCATGGGGATTCCAGTGACGCTTTATCCCACTTCTTTGAGATGATTCAAATTGGACTGGTCCCAGATGAAGTTACTTTTCTGGGTGTCTTGTCAGCTTGTTGTCATGGAGGTTTGGTTGAAGAAGGTCGCAAGATTTTTGCACAGATGAGCTCCAAGTTCAACATTCCTCCCAAACTTAAACACTACTCTTGCATGGTCGACCTTTTGGGTAGGGCTGGTCTACTGGAAGAGGCTGAAGAGCTTATTAAGAGCATGCCAATGGAAGCCGATGCTGTGGTGTGGGGAGCATTATTTTTTGCATGTCGAATTAATAAAAATGTCGAAATGGGGGAGAAAGCTGCTATGAAGCTTCTAGAACTGGATCCTCAAGATAGTGGAATCTATGTCCTGCTTGCAAGCATGTACATCGAAGCAAATATGTGGCATAAGTCCAGGGAGGTTAGGAAGATGATGAAAGAAAGAGGTGTTGACAAGACACCTGGCTGCAGTTCAATAGAAGTCAAAGGTGATGTTTGGGAGTTCATGGTCAAAGATAAGTCACATCCTCAGTGTGATGAGATCTACCAATGTCTTATGGAATTAAAGAGACAGATGGAGCTTGTCGAATATTCAGCTGAT